A region from the Antennarius striatus isolate MH-2024 chromosome 22, ASM4005453v1, whole genome shotgun sequence genome encodes:
- the tfec gene encoding transcription factor EC isoform X1, which yields MFRSYSSLDDQRLVRRGAYAQGLHNSGPHPLSRPQFRPPWPGKGVHHPAPQYPYGGYTGGQTPVWCQPNTWKVHSHLENSKFHLHQTQNQQVKQYLTLGSKLASSAGQGPAVPHPHTPGQALATVPIMRNGHMVSVSDGSNPNSPVTLLSMANHDSEFPMDEVIDDLISLESGFNDGGLDCMEPNIMMQNNVSLSGSMLDVYGAEQGMNAPNGGMSPTSNPTKLTVKREYTEHDTRVIAKERQKKDNHNLIERRRRYNINYRIKELGTLIPKSNDPDMRWNKGTILKASVEYIRWLQKEQQHARELEGRQKKLEQANRRLLLRIQELEIQARAHGLPNMAAALGTVELSSHLLKQQPSPQAQQPQQPPLYPEDPNSEYLQRIVVAGVPPIPGASGPQDHHVSGGGEACTTFSDPLSHFTDFFSSTIKEEHPLDEILMDDPLSPFGADPLLSAGSPGPVSKDSSRRSSFSSAEGDDL from the exons ATGTTCCGGTCATATTCCAGTCTAGACGACCAGCGGTTGGTCCGCCGTGGAGCTTACGCACAGGGGTTGCATAACTCCGGACCGCACCCACTCAGCCGGCCTCAGTTCCGCCCCCCCTGGCCGGGCAAGGGCGTTCATCATCCTGCCCCTCAGTATCCGTATGGCGGATACACTGGAGGCCAAACCCCCGTTTGGTGCCAACCCAACACATGGAAG GTTCACAGCCACCTAGAGAACTCCAAGTTCCACCTCCaccagacccagaaccagcAGGTCAAGCAGTACCTGACGCTCGGTTCCAAGCTGGCGTCTTCGGCAGGGCAGGGCCCGGCTGTCCCCCATCCTCACACCCCCGGCCAGGCTTTGGCCACCGTGCCGATCATGAGGAACGGACACATGGTCTCTGTCAGCGACGGCAGCAACCCCAACAGCCCTGTTACCTTGCTCAGTATGGCCAATCACGACAGCGAG TTCCCAATGGATGAAGTTATTGATGACCTAATTAGTCTTGAATCCGGTTTCAATGATGGAGGCTTGGATTGCATGGAACCAAACATCATGATGCAAAACAAT GTGTCCCTCAGCGGCAGCATGCTGGATGTCTATGGGGCTGAACAAGGTATGAACGCCCCTAATGGTGGAATGAGTCCCACATCTAACCCCACAAAGCTCACTGTAAAAAGGGAATACACAG aaCACGACACCAGAGTGATCGCCAAAGAGaggcaaaaaaaagacaaccacAATTTAA TCGAAAGAAGGAGGAGATACAACATCAACTACAGGATCAAGGAGCTGGGGACGCTCATACCAAAGTCCAACGACCC CGACATGCGCTGGAACAAAGGCACCATCCTGAAGGCCTCGGTGGAGTACATCCGCTGGCTGCAGAAGGAGCAGCAGCACGCCCGCGAGCTGGAGGGCCGCCAGAAGAAGCTGGAACAAGCCAACCGAAGACTCCTGCTCAGGATCCAG gAGCTTGAGATCCAGGCCCGGGCACACGGCCTCCCAAACATGGCGGCCGCTTTGGGAACAGTTGAACTTTCCTCCCATCTTCTCAAACAACAGCCTTCCCCCCAGGCCCAGCAACCCCAGCAGCCGCCGCTCTACCCGGAGGACCCCAACAGCGAATACCTCCAGAGGATAGTGGTGGCGGGGGTCCCGCCCATCCCCGGCGCCAGCGGACCCCAGGATCACCACGTCTCCGGCGGCGGCGAAGCCTGCACCACCTTCTCCGACCCGTTGTCCCACTTCACCGACTTCTTCAGCTCCACCATCAAAGAGGAGCACCCGCTGGACGAGATCCTGATGGACGACCCGCTCTCGCCCTTCGGCGCCGACCCGCTCCTGTCTGCGGGGTCGCCCGGACCCGTGTCCAAGGACAGCAGCCGCAGGAGCAGCTTCAGCTCGGCAGAGGGCGACGACCTATAA
- the tfec gene encoding transcription factor EC isoform X5, with product MLEYNWYGQVHSHLENSKFHLHQTQNQQVKQYLTLGSKLASSAGQGPAVPHPHTPGQALATVPIMRNGHMVSVSDGSNPNSPVTLLSMANHDSEFPMDEVIDDLISLESGFNDGGLDCMEPNIMMQNNVSLSGSMLDVYGAEQGMNAPNGGMSPTSNPTKLTVKREYTEHDTRVIAKERQKKDNHNLIERRRRYNINYRIKELGTLIPKSNDPDMRWNKGTILKASVEYIRWLQKEQQHARELEGRQKKLEQANRRLLLRIQELEIQARAHGLPNMAAALGTVELSSHLLKQQPSPQAQQPQQPPLYPEDPNSEYLQRIVVAGVPPIPGASGPQDHHVSGGGEACTTFSDPLSHFTDFFSSTIKEEHPLDEILMDDPLSPFGADPLLSAGSPGPVSKDSSRRSSFSSAEGDDL from the exons ATGCTGGAATATAACTGGTACGGACAG GTTCACAGCCACCTAGAGAACTCCAAGTTCCACCTCCaccagacccagaaccagcAGGTCAAGCAGTACCTGACGCTCGGTTCCAAGCTGGCGTCTTCGGCAGGGCAGGGCCCGGCTGTCCCCCATCCTCACACCCCCGGCCAGGCTTTGGCCACCGTGCCGATCATGAGGAACGGACACATGGTCTCTGTCAGCGACGGCAGCAACCCCAACAGCCCTGTTACCTTGCTCAGTATGGCCAATCACGACAGCGAG TTCCCAATGGATGAAGTTATTGATGACCTAATTAGTCTTGAATCCGGTTTCAATGATGGAGGCTTGGATTGCATGGAACCAAACATCATGATGCAAAACAAT GTGTCCCTCAGCGGCAGCATGCTGGATGTCTATGGGGCTGAACAAGGTATGAACGCCCCTAATGGTGGAATGAGTCCCACATCTAACCCCACAAAGCTCACTGTAAAAAGGGAATACACAG aaCACGACACCAGAGTGATCGCCAAAGAGaggcaaaaaaaagacaaccacAATTTAA TCGAAAGAAGGAGGAGATACAACATCAACTACAGGATCAAGGAGCTGGGGACGCTCATACCAAAGTCCAACGACCC CGACATGCGCTGGAACAAAGGCACCATCCTGAAGGCCTCGGTGGAGTACATCCGCTGGCTGCAGAAGGAGCAGCAGCACGCCCGCGAGCTGGAGGGCCGCCAGAAGAAGCTGGAACAAGCCAACCGAAGACTCCTGCTCAGGATCCAG gAGCTTGAGATCCAGGCCCGGGCACACGGCCTCCCAAACATGGCGGCCGCTTTGGGAACAGTTGAACTTTCCTCCCATCTTCTCAAACAACAGCCTTCCCCCCAGGCCCAGCAACCCCAGCAGCCGCCGCTCTACCCGGAGGACCCCAACAGCGAATACCTCCAGAGGATAGTGGTGGCGGGGGTCCCGCCCATCCCCGGCGCCAGCGGACCCCAGGATCACCACGTCTCCGGCGGCGGCGAAGCCTGCACCACCTTCTCCGACCCGTTGTCCCACTTCACCGACTTCTTCAGCTCCACCATCAAAGAGGAGCACCCGCTGGACGAGATCCTGATGGACGACCCGCTCTCGCCCTTCGGCGCCGACCCGCTCCTGTCTGCGGGGTCGCCCGGACCCGTGTCCAAGGACAGCAGCCGCAGGAGCAGCTTCAGCTCGGCAGAGGGCGACGACCTATAA
- the tfec gene encoding transcription factor EC isoform X3, whose protein sequence is MSRRCVVNVIAVTEIQLLQVHSHLENSKFHLHQTQNQQVKQYLTLGSKLASSAGQGPAVPHPHTPGQALATVPIMRNGHMVSVSDGSNPNSPVTLLSMANHDSEFPMDEVIDDLISLESGFNDGGLDCMEPNIMMQNNVSLSGSMLDVYGAEQGMNAPNGGMSPTSNPTKLTVKREYTEHDTRVIAKERQKKDNHNLIERRRRYNINYRIKELGTLIPKSNDPDMRWNKGTILKASVEYIRWLQKEQQHARELEGRQKKLEQANRRLLLRIQELEIQARAHGLPNMAAALGTVELSSHLLKQQPSPQAQQPQQPPLYPEDPNSEYLQRIVVAGVPPIPGASGPQDHHVSGGGEACTTFSDPLSHFTDFFSSTIKEEHPLDEILMDDPLSPFGADPLLSAGSPGPVSKDSSRRSSFSSAEGDDL, encoded by the exons ATGAGTCGCCGTTGTGTGGTCAATGTGATCGCCGTGACAGAGATCCAGCTGCTACAG GTTCACAGCCACCTAGAGAACTCCAAGTTCCACCTCCaccagacccagaaccagcAGGTCAAGCAGTACCTGACGCTCGGTTCCAAGCTGGCGTCTTCGGCAGGGCAGGGCCCGGCTGTCCCCCATCCTCACACCCCCGGCCAGGCTTTGGCCACCGTGCCGATCATGAGGAACGGACACATGGTCTCTGTCAGCGACGGCAGCAACCCCAACAGCCCTGTTACCTTGCTCAGTATGGCCAATCACGACAGCGAG TTCCCAATGGATGAAGTTATTGATGACCTAATTAGTCTTGAATCCGGTTTCAATGATGGAGGCTTGGATTGCATGGAACCAAACATCATGATGCAAAACAAT GTGTCCCTCAGCGGCAGCATGCTGGATGTCTATGGGGCTGAACAAGGTATGAACGCCCCTAATGGTGGAATGAGTCCCACATCTAACCCCACAAAGCTCACTGTAAAAAGGGAATACACAG aaCACGACACCAGAGTGATCGCCAAAGAGaggcaaaaaaaagacaaccacAATTTAA TCGAAAGAAGGAGGAGATACAACATCAACTACAGGATCAAGGAGCTGGGGACGCTCATACCAAAGTCCAACGACCC CGACATGCGCTGGAACAAAGGCACCATCCTGAAGGCCTCGGTGGAGTACATCCGCTGGCTGCAGAAGGAGCAGCAGCACGCCCGCGAGCTGGAGGGCCGCCAGAAGAAGCTGGAACAAGCCAACCGAAGACTCCTGCTCAGGATCCAG gAGCTTGAGATCCAGGCCCGGGCACACGGCCTCCCAAACATGGCGGCCGCTTTGGGAACAGTTGAACTTTCCTCCCATCTTCTCAAACAACAGCCTTCCCCCCAGGCCCAGCAACCCCAGCAGCCGCCGCTCTACCCGGAGGACCCCAACAGCGAATACCTCCAGAGGATAGTGGTGGCGGGGGTCCCGCCCATCCCCGGCGCCAGCGGACCCCAGGATCACCACGTCTCCGGCGGCGGCGAAGCCTGCACCACCTTCTCCGACCCGTTGTCCCACTTCACCGACTTCTTCAGCTCCACCATCAAAGAGGAGCACCCGCTGGACGAGATCCTGATGGACGACCCGCTCTCGCCCTTCGGCGCCGACCCGCTCCTGTCTGCGGGGTCGCCCGGACCCGTGTCCAAGGACAGCAGCCGCAGGAGCAGCTTCAGCTCGGCAGAGGGCGACGACCTATAA
- the tfec gene encoding transcription factor EC isoform X6, which yields MPHLTDCSYYTMRDATRASNVHSHLENSKFHLHQTQNQQVKQYLTLGSKLASSAGQGPAVPHPHTPGQALATVPIMRNGHMVSVSDGSNPNSPVTLLSMANHDSEFPMDEVIDDLISLESGFNDGGLDCMEPNIMMQNNVSLSGSMLDVYGAEQEHDTRVIAKERQKKDNHNLIERRRRYNINYRIKELGTLIPKSNDPDMRWNKGTILKASVEYIRWLQKEQQHARELEGRQKKLEQANRRLLLRIQELEIQARAHGLPNMAAALGTVELSSHLLKQQPSPQAQQPQQPPLYPEDPNSEYLQRIVVAGVPPIPGASGPQDHHVSGGGEACTTFSDPLSHFTDFFSSTIKEEHPLDEILMDDPLSPFGADPLLSAGSPGPVSKDSSRRSSFSSAEGDDL from the exons ATGCCACACTTAACTGACTGCAGTTACTACACCATGCGGGACGCGACCAGAGCTTCAAAT GTTCACAGCCACCTAGAGAACTCCAAGTTCCACCTCCaccagacccagaaccagcAGGTCAAGCAGTACCTGACGCTCGGTTCCAAGCTGGCGTCTTCGGCAGGGCAGGGCCCGGCTGTCCCCCATCCTCACACCCCCGGCCAGGCTTTGGCCACCGTGCCGATCATGAGGAACGGACACATGGTCTCTGTCAGCGACGGCAGCAACCCCAACAGCCCTGTTACCTTGCTCAGTATGGCCAATCACGACAGCGAG TTCCCAATGGATGAAGTTATTGATGACCTAATTAGTCTTGAATCCGGTTTCAATGATGGAGGCTTGGATTGCATGGAACCAAACATCATGATGCAAAACAAT GTGTCCCTCAGCGGCAGCATGCTGGATGTCTATGGGGCTGAACAAG aaCACGACACCAGAGTGATCGCCAAAGAGaggcaaaaaaaagacaaccacAATTTAA TCGAAAGAAGGAGGAGATACAACATCAACTACAGGATCAAGGAGCTGGGGACGCTCATACCAAAGTCCAACGACCC CGACATGCGCTGGAACAAAGGCACCATCCTGAAGGCCTCGGTGGAGTACATCCGCTGGCTGCAGAAGGAGCAGCAGCACGCCCGCGAGCTGGAGGGCCGCCAGAAGAAGCTGGAACAAGCCAACCGAAGACTCCTGCTCAGGATCCAG gAGCTTGAGATCCAGGCCCGGGCACACGGCCTCCCAAACATGGCGGCCGCTTTGGGAACAGTTGAACTTTCCTCCCATCTTCTCAAACAACAGCCTTCCCCCCAGGCCCAGCAACCCCAGCAGCCGCCGCTCTACCCGGAGGACCCCAACAGCGAATACCTCCAGAGGATAGTGGTGGCGGGGGTCCCGCCCATCCCCGGCGCCAGCGGACCCCAGGATCACCACGTCTCCGGCGGCGGCGAAGCCTGCACCACCTTCTCCGACCCGTTGTCCCACTTCACCGACTTCTTCAGCTCCACCATCAAAGAGGAGCACCCGCTGGACGAGATCCTGATGGACGACCCGCTCTCGCCCTTCGGCGCCGACCCGCTCCTGTCTGCGGGGTCGCCCGGACCCGTGTCCAAGGACAGCAGCCGCAGGAGCAGCTTCAGCTCGGCAGAGGGCGACGACCTATAA
- the tfec gene encoding transcription factor EC isoform X2 produces MPHLTDCSYYTMRDATRASNVHSHLENSKFHLHQTQNQQVKQYLTLGSKLASSAGQGPAVPHPHTPGQALATVPIMRNGHMVSVSDGSNPNSPVTLLSMANHDSEFPMDEVIDDLISLESGFNDGGLDCMEPNIMMQNNVSLSGSMLDVYGAEQGMNAPNGGMSPTSNPTKLTVKREYTEHDTRVIAKERQKKDNHNLIERRRRYNINYRIKELGTLIPKSNDPDMRWNKGTILKASVEYIRWLQKEQQHARELEGRQKKLEQANRRLLLRIQELEIQARAHGLPNMAAALGTVELSSHLLKQQPSPQAQQPQQPPLYPEDPNSEYLQRIVVAGVPPIPGASGPQDHHVSGGGEACTTFSDPLSHFTDFFSSTIKEEHPLDEILMDDPLSPFGADPLLSAGSPGPVSKDSSRRSSFSSAEGDDL; encoded by the exons ATGCCACACTTAACTGACTGCAGTTACTACACCATGCGGGACGCGACCAGAGCTTCAAAT GTTCACAGCCACCTAGAGAACTCCAAGTTCCACCTCCaccagacccagaaccagcAGGTCAAGCAGTACCTGACGCTCGGTTCCAAGCTGGCGTCTTCGGCAGGGCAGGGCCCGGCTGTCCCCCATCCTCACACCCCCGGCCAGGCTTTGGCCACCGTGCCGATCATGAGGAACGGACACATGGTCTCTGTCAGCGACGGCAGCAACCCCAACAGCCCTGTTACCTTGCTCAGTATGGCCAATCACGACAGCGAG TTCCCAATGGATGAAGTTATTGATGACCTAATTAGTCTTGAATCCGGTTTCAATGATGGAGGCTTGGATTGCATGGAACCAAACATCATGATGCAAAACAAT GTGTCCCTCAGCGGCAGCATGCTGGATGTCTATGGGGCTGAACAAGGTATGAACGCCCCTAATGGTGGAATGAGTCCCACATCTAACCCCACAAAGCTCACTGTAAAAAGGGAATACACAG aaCACGACACCAGAGTGATCGCCAAAGAGaggcaaaaaaaagacaaccacAATTTAA TCGAAAGAAGGAGGAGATACAACATCAACTACAGGATCAAGGAGCTGGGGACGCTCATACCAAAGTCCAACGACCC CGACATGCGCTGGAACAAAGGCACCATCCTGAAGGCCTCGGTGGAGTACATCCGCTGGCTGCAGAAGGAGCAGCAGCACGCCCGCGAGCTGGAGGGCCGCCAGAAGAAGCTGGAACAAGCCAACCGAAGACTCCTGCTCAGGATCCAG gAGCTTGAGATCCAGGCCCGGGCACACGGCCTCCCAAACATGGCGGCCGCTTTGGGAACAGTTGAACTTTCCTCCCATCTTCTCAAACAACAGCCTTCCCCCCAGGCCCAGCAACCCCAGCAGCCGCCGCTCTACCCGGAGGACCCCAACAGCGAATACCTCCAGAGGATAGTGGTGGCGGGGGTCCCGCCCATCCCCGGCGCCAGCGGACCCCAGGATCACCACGTCTCCGGCGGCGGCGAAGCCTGCACCACCTTCTCCGACCCGTTGTCCCACTTCACCGACTTCTTCAGCTCCACCATCAAAGAGGAGCACCCGCTGGACGAGATCCTGATGGACGACCCGCTCTCGCCCTTCGGCGCCGACCCGCTCCTGTCTGCGGGGTCGCCCGGACCCGTGTCCAAGGACAGCAGCCGCAGGAGCAGCTTCAGCTCGGCAGAGGGCGACGACCTATAA
- the tfec gene encoding transcription factor EC isoform X4, whose protein sequence is MRDATRASNVHSHLENSKFHLHQTQNQQVKQYLTLGSKLASSAGQGPAVPHPHTPGQALATVPIMRNGHMVSVSDGSNPNSPVTLLSMANHDSEFPMDEVIDDLISLESGFNDGGLDCMEPNIMMQNNVSLSGSMLDVYGAEQGMNAPNGGMSPTSNPTKLTVKREYTEHDTRVIAKERQKKDNHNLIERRRRYNINYRIKELGTLIPKSNDPDMRWNKGTILKASVEYIRWLQKEQQHARELEGRQKKLEQANRRLLLRIQELEIQARAHGLPNMAAALGTVELSSHLLKQQPSPQAQQPQQPPLYPEDPNSEYLQRIVVAGVPPIPGASGPQDHHVSGGGEACTTFSDPLSHFTDFFSSTIKEEHPLDEILMDDPLSPFGADPLLSAGSPGPVSKDSSRRSSFSSAEGDDL, encoded by the exons ATGCGGGACGCGACCAGAGCTTCAAAT GTTCACAGCCACCTAGAGAACTCCAAGTTCCACCTCCaccagacccagaaccagcAGGTCAAGCAGTACCTGACGCTCGGTTCCAAGCTGGCGTCTTCGGCAGGGCAGGGCCCGGCTGTCCCCCATCCTCACACCCCCGGCCAGGCTTTGGCCACCGTGCCGATCATGAGGAACGGACACATGGTCTCTGTCAGCGACGGCAGCAACCCCAACAGCCCTGTTACCTTGCTCAGTATGGCCAATCACGACAGCGAG TTCCCAATGGATGAAGTTATTGATGACCTAATTAGTCTTGAATCCGGTTTCAATGATGGAGGCTTGGATTGCATGGAACCAAACATCATGATGCAAAACAAT GTGTCCCTCAGCGGCAGCATGCTGGATGTCTATGGGGCTGAACAAGGTATGAACGCCCCTAATGGTGGAATGAGTCCCACATCTAACCCCACAAAGCTCACTGTAAAAAGGGAATACACAG aaCACGACACCAGAGTGATCGCCAAAGAGaggcaaaaaaaagacaaccacAATTTAA TCGAAAGAAGGAGGAGATACAACATCAACTACAGGATCAAGGAGCTGGGGACGCTCATACCAAAGTCCAACGACCC CGACATGCGCTGGAACAAAGGCACCATCCTGAAGGCCTCGGTGGAGTACATCCGCTGGCTGCAGAAGGAGCAGCAGCACGCCCGCGAGCTGGAGGGCCGCCAGAAGAAGCTGGAACAAGCCAACCGAAGACTCCTGCTCAGGATCCAG gAGCTTGAGATCCAGGCCCGGGCACACGGCCTCCCAAACATGGCGGCCGCTTTGGGAACAGTTGAACTTTCCTCCCATCTTCTCAAACAACAGCCTTCCCCCCAGGCCCAGCAACCCCAGCAGCCGCCGCTCTACCCGGAGGACCCCAACAGCGAATACCTCCAGAGGATAGTGGTGGCGGGGGTCCCGCCCATCCCCGGCGCCAGCGGACCCCAGGATCACCACGTCTCCGGCGGCGGCGAAGCCTGCACCACCTTCTCCGACCCGTTGTCCCACTTCACCGACTTCTTCAGCTCCACCATCAAAGAGGAGCACCCGCTGGACGAGATCCTGATGGACGACCCGCTCTCGCCCTTCGGCGCCGACCCGCTCCTGTCTGCGGGGTCGCCCGGACCCGTGTCCAAGGACAGCAGCCGCAGGAGCAGCTTCAGCTCGGCAGAGGGCGACGACCTATAA